In Calothrix sp. PCC 7507, one DNA window encodes the following:
- a CDS encoding ATP-binding sensor histidine kinase has protein sequence MLASGSISGYDLKEMLHEGDDTIIYRAISQFDQQPVILKILKTDYPSIDAIARLKHEYKITENLDLEGVVKVLRLETHENRLAIVFEDFDGYSLKQLLITGKQELKSFIRIAIQLAQALVSVHTCQIIHKDIKPANIIINPKTGVVKLTDFSIASRLNKETPQLADPNQLEGTLVYISPEQTGRMNRTLDYRSDFYSLGITFYEILTGQLPFQSDDPLELVYCHIAKQPTEIETLNPEIPNAISSLVKKLMAKNAEDRYQTAKGLLADLEICGEQLETTGEISDFIPGRLDVLSQLLIPQKLYGRETQVNSLLEAFERVSQGSRELILVSGYSGIGKSSVVNEVNKPITRAKGFFISGKFDQFQRNIPYASLIQALSSLMRQLLTENATKLETWRSEILAAVKSHGQVIIDVIPEVELIIGKQPEVVQLSAVESQNRFNRVFSEFIHVFAKKEHPLAIFLDDLQWADSATLKLIKLLITDQNTKYLLLIGAYRDNEVTITHPLMGIIEEINQNDTVISNIILQALSLEDFNYLISDTLHQDIEPLKLLVDLLYNKTGGNPFFLTQLLLVLNQENLLKFNFITALWQWDIEKIQAIGITDQGIVELIASRIKNLPAPTQEILKLAACVGNRFSLDILSIVSAKSITSTASELYSALQCGLILPLSDAYRIPLVFEQEESVKLSFDSKQISYKFLHDRIQQAAYSLIPENNKQGTHLKIGKLLLQQTPAESLAENILDIVNQLNVGLDLLTQQSEKYDLAKLNLLAGKKAKAATAYESCGRYLNIGLGLLTADSWHQFYELTLNLYIETTEAEYLNGHFDNAHKLVDIALSQANNTLDKVKLHEIKMLTYMAHNQMPEVLQIGVKALKELGVTLPQKPTKLNVLSALIQTKLTLIGKPIENLALLPEMSDPYKLAAMQILLQIVPAASQAGSFLFVLAVFAMVRLSVKYGKSPASAYAYAAYGTILSDKFNQVETGYKLGKLAIELLSNTNTNSLKATVYFVHNGTIRFYKEHVKNTIAPLLEGMQSGLELGNIENAGYCAVIAGYHSLLSGENLELVDKKILSYVELMQKLKLESLAAATSVFRQATLNLQGKSLMKNALVGEAFDEITMASKVTKNYSFKGFYHGSKTILCYLFEEYELAIENAIIAEKTHADNVGLLIYITNNFYYSLALISFSEKALPLKKKQYLKQVAANQQQMKQWAKQAPCNFQHKYELVEAEKARVLGKLQVAIDLYDCAIDGARKNGYIQEEALANELAAKFYMGLGKEKIAKMYMTEAYYGYIHWGAIAKVQDLDERYTNFIIRNQNIKQLEIDVTRTIATTKINYSQTTSNSNGVLDLATVLKASQAISSEIVLDKLLDTLLHIILENAAAQKGCLILVKDNELFIEAINTTENSSIILQSTPVKASQDIPISIVNYVARTQETLVINDASSQTLYQSDVYIQRHEPKSILCSPIFYQGKFLGILYLENKLIVGAFTSERVKILNLITSQAAISLENSRLYQQAQDYAKELEFSLSELKQIQLHLVQSEKMSTLGNLVSGIAHEINNPIGFIIGNLKPASEYVKDLLELIDLYEYYYPQPVAKITGKVKEIELEYVREDLPKLIASMQEGINRIYDVSVSLRTFSRGDTQTTIPCNLYEVIDSTLLILKHRLKASHTRPEIEVVKNYDDIPLVRCFPGQLSQVFMNLLANAIDAVEESNIGRNIDEIKLNPNRITLSIKLNEDQKCVLIRIKDNGVGMTPEVKQKIFDHLFTTKPVGKGTGLGLAIALQIIIEKHRGSIEVNSTLGQGTEFVIQLPI, from the coding sequence ATGCTCGCATCTGGCTCAATTTCAGGGTATGACCTCAAAGAAATGCTCCATGAGGGAGATGACACGATTATTTATCGAGCTATATCACAATTTGACCAACAACCTGTAATTCTGAAAATCCTCAAAACAGATTATCCTTCCATAGATGCGATCGCTCGTCTGAAACATGAATACAAAATTACAGAAAACCTGGATTTAGAAGGTGTTGTCAAAGTATTAAGACTAGAAACCCACGAAAATCGTTTAGCGATCGTGTTTGAAGACTTTGATGGATACTCCCTTAAACAATTACTGATTACAGGCAAACAAGAGTTAAAGAGTTTTATTAGGATTGCAATTCAACTGGCACAAGCCTTAGTATCTGTACACACTTGCCAAATCATCCATAAAGATATTAAGCCTGCTAATATTATCATAAATCCAAAAACTGGGGTTGTAAAGCTTACCGACTTTAGTATTGCCTCACGCCTCAATAAAGAAACACCGCAACTAGCTGACCCTAACCAATTAGAAGGTACCTTGGTGTATATATCCCCGGAACAAACCGGGAGAATGAACCGTACCCTTGACTATCGGAGTGACTTCTATTCTCTTGGGATTACCTTCTATGAAATACTTACCGGGCAATTACCTTTTCAAAGCGATGACCCACTAGAGTTAGTTTACTGTCATATTGCTAAACAACCTACGGAAATTGAAACATTAAACCCAGAAATTCCGAATGCCATCTCATCTCTCGTCAAAAAACTGATGGCGAAAAATGCTGAAGACCGCTACCAAACAGCTAAAGGACTCTTGGCAGATTTGGAAATCTGTGGGGAGCAGTTAGAAACAACAGGTGAAATCAGTGATTTCATACCTGGTCGTTTAGATGTTTTGAGTCAATTGCTCATCCCTCAAAAGCTTTATGGCAGAGAAACTCAAGTTAATTCACTCTTAGAGGCTTTTGAGCGAGTCAGTCAAGGAAGTCGCGAACTCATATTGGTTTCTGGCTATTCAGGAATTGGTAAATCTTCTGTAGTTAATGAAGTCAATAAACCCATCACTCGCGCCAAAGGCTTTTTTATTAGTGGTAAATTTGACCAATTTCAACGCAATATTCCCTATGCATCGCTGATTCAAGCTTTGAGTTCATTAATGCGGCAGCTGCTTACAGAAAATGCTACTAAACTTGAAACATGGCGTAGTGAAATCTTAGCCGCCGTTAAATCACATGGACAAGTCATCATTGATGTAATTCCTGAAGTTGAATTAATTATAGGTAAACAACCAGAAGTAGTTCAACTGAGTGCGGTAGAATCACAAAACCGCTTCAATCGTGTTTTTAGTGAGTTTATCCACGTCTTCGCCAAGAAAGAACACCCATTGGCTATCTTTTTAGATGACTTGCAATGGGCAGATTCAGCTACTTTAAAGTTAATAAAACTACTGATTACTGACCAGAACACCAAATATTTACTCTTAATTGGAGCCTATCGAGATAATGAAGTTACCATTACACATCCCTTAATGGGAATAATAGAAGAAATCAATCAAAATGACACTGTTATTAGCAATATCATTTTACAAGCTCTTTCTTTGGAAGACTTTAATTATTTAATTTCTGATACATTACATCAAGATATAGAACCTCTAAAATTATTAGTAGATTTACTTTACAATAAAACAGGAGGAAATCCATTTTTTTTAACGCAATTATTACTGGTACTTAATCAAGAGAATTTGTTGAAGTTCAACTTTATAACTGCCTTATGGCAGTGGGATATAGAAAAAATACAAGCAATTGGTATTACCGATCAGGGTATAGTAGAACTGATTGCCAGCCGAATTAAAAACCTTCCAGCACCCACACAAGAAATATTAAAACTAGCAGCTTGTGTTGGCAATAGATTTTCTCTAGATATACTATCTATAGTCAGCGCAAAATCTATTACAAGTACGGCAAGTGAACTTTACTCTGCATTGCAATGTGGGTTAATTTTGCCTTTGAGTGATGCTTATCGCATCCCCTTAGTTTTTGAACAAGAAGAATCTGTTAAACTAAGTTTTGATTCTAAACAGATTAGTTATAAATTTTTACACGATCGCATTCAGCAAGCTGCTTATTCATTGATTCCAGAAAATAATAAACAGGGAACTCATTTAAAAATAGGTAAGTTACTACTCCAACAGACACCTGCTGAATCATTAGCAGAAAATATTTTAGATATTGTCAACCAACTTAATGTGGGTTTGGACTTATTGACTCAACAATCTGAAAAATATGATCTGGCAAAACTTAATCTTCTAGCTGGTAAAAAAGCCAAAGCAGCCACTGCTTACGAGTCTTGTGGCAGGTATTTAAATATAGGTTTAGGGCTTTTGACAGCCGATAGTTGGCATCAATTTTATGAACTGACATTGAATTTATATATTGAGACTACAGAAGCAGAGTATTTAAATGGTCATTTTGATAATGCTCACAAATTAGTAGATATTGCACTGAGTCAAGCAAATAACACCTTAGATAAGGTTAAGTTACATGAAATAAAAATGCTAACTTACATGGCACATAATCAGATGCCAGAAGTCTTACAAATTGGTGTAAAAGCTCTCAAAGAGCTAGGAGTAACACTACCCCAAAAACCTACGAAATTAAATGTTTTGTCAGCTTTAATTCAGACAAAGCTAACATTAATAGGTAAACCGATAGAAAACTTAGCTTTGTTACCTGAAATGTCTGACCCCTATAAACTAGCAGCTATGCAAATCTTATTGCAAATTGTTCCAGCTGCTAGTCAGGCAGGATCTTTTCTTTTTGTACTAGCTGTATTTGCTATGGTGAGGTTATCTGTAAAATACGGCAAATCACCAGCTTCAGCTTATGCTTATGCAGCTTATGGTACTATTTTATCTGATAAATTTAACCAAGTTGAGACAGGATATAAATTAGGAAAGCTAGCAATAGAGTTACTTTCAAACACGAATACTAACTCACTCAAAGCCACAGTTTACTTTGTACATAATGGCACAATTAGGTTTTATAAAGAGCATGTTAAAAACACAATAGCACCACTTTTAGAAGGGATGCAGAGTGGACTAGAATTAGGAAATATAGAAAATGCTGGCTATTGTGCTGTAATTGCAGGTTATCATTCTTTGCTTTCTGGGGAAAACTTGGAATTGGTAGACAAAAAAATATTGAGCTATGTCGAGTTGATGCAGAAGTTAAAGCTTGAATCTCTAGCAGCAGCTACAAGTGTTTTTAGACAGGCGACTTTAAATCTACAGGGGAAGTCATTGATGAAAAATGCTTTAGTTGGCGAGGCATTTGATGAAATAACAATGGCATCTAAAGTAACTAAGAATTACTCTTTTAAAGGTTTTTATCATGGCTCTAAAACTATATTATGTTATTTATTTGAAGAATATGAACTAGCAATTGAAAATGCCATCATCGCTGAAAAGACTCATGCCGATAACGTTGGATTATTGATTTATATTACTAATAATTTTTATTATTCTTTGGCTCTAATTTCATTTTCTGAAAAAGCTTTACCTTTGAAGAAAAAGCAATACTTAAAACAGGTGGCAGCGAATCAGCAGCAAATGAAACAATGGGCGAAACAAGCACCATGTAACTTCCAGCATAAATATGAACTAGTGGAAGCAGAGAAAGCAAGAGTATTGGGTAAATTACAAGTGGCAATAGATTTATATGACTGTGCTATTGATGGAGCTAGGAAAAATGGTTATATCCAAGAAGAGGCTTTGGCAAATGAACTAGCAGCAAAGTTTTATATGGGTTTAGGTAAAGAAAAAATTGCCAAAATGTATATGACTGAAGCTTACTATGGTTATATCCATTGGGGAGCTATAGCGAAAGTACAAGACTTAGATGAACGCTATACTAATTTTATAATTCGTAATCAAAATATTAAACAGTTAGAAATAGATGTAACTAGAACTATTGCTACAACAAAAATAAATTACTCGCAAACTACAAGTAACAGCAATGGTGTCTTGGATTTGGCTACGGTACTAAAGGCTTCACAAGCAATTAGCAGCGAGATAGTTTTAGATAAATTGCTAGATACTCTTTTACATATAATTCTCGAAAACGCTGCAGCCCAAAAGGGTTGCCTTATTTTAGTTAAAGATAATGAATTATTTATAGAAGCAATCAATACTACAGAAAATTCCTCTATTATTCTGCAATCAACTCCAGTTAAAGCAAGCCAAGATATCCCTATTTCCATAGTTAACTACGTTGCTAGAACCCAAGAGACTTTGGTGATAAATGATGCTAGTTCTCAGACTCTTTATCAATCAGATGTTTATATCCAACGCCATGAGCCAAAATCAATATTGTGCAGTCCTATTTTCTATCAGGGTAAGTTTCTTGGTATTTTGTACTTAGAAAATAAACTGATTGTAGGTGCATTTACTTCCGAACGTGTCAAGATATTGAATTTAATCACATCCCAAGCTGCTATTTCTTTAGAGAATTCTCGACTTTATCAGCAGGCCCAAGACTATGCTAAAGAATTAGAATTTTCCCTATCTGAACTCAAGCAAATACAATTGCATCTTGTGCAGAGTGAAAAAATGTCTACTTTGGGTAATTTAGTATCAGGGATAGCACATGAAATTAACAATCCTATTGGTTTTATTATAGGCAATTTAAAACCTGCAAGTGAATACGTAAAAGACTTGTTAGAGTTAATTGACTTGTATGAATATTACTATCCTCAGCCAGTGGCAAAAATCACAGGAAAAGTGAAAGAAATAGAGTTGGAATATGTAAGGGAAGACTTACCTAAACTAATTGCTTCCATGCAAGAAGGGATAAACCGTATTTATGATGTGAGCGTAAGCTTGCGTACTTTTTCTAGAGGAGATACCCAAACAACGATTCCTTGCAATCTCTATGAAGTTATCGACAGTACACTTTTGATTCTCAAACACCGTCTGAAAGCCTCACATACTCGTCCGGAAATTGAGGTAGTGAAAAATTATGACGACATCCCGTTAGTCCGGTGTTTTCCTGGGCAACTTAGTCAGGTATTTATGAACCTACTTGCTAATGCTATTGATGCTGTGGAAGAGTCAAATATAGGGCGCAATATAGATGAGATTAAGCTAAATCCTAATCGAATTACTTTAAGTATCAAGCTAAACGAAGATCAGAAGTGTGTGTTGATCCGAATTAAAGATAATGGGGTAGGAATGACCCCAGAAGTTAAGCAGAAAATTTTTGATCACTTATTTACTACCAAACCTGTTGGTAAAGGAACGGGTTTGG